In uncultured Draconibacterium sp., one genomic interval encodes:
- the creD gene encoding cell envelope integrity protein CreD — translation MEKQENILDRLGISFHRTLSFKLLVIGMLILILLIPKVMIMELIGERQSNSFQVVDEVMSKWSNEQLISGPVLFVPFKKKIYNEEENTYNEVTRYATFLPKELSVNGTLLPKKLQRSIYNVDVYEAELAITGNFKDIDLEKLNIESSDIMWDDAQLQLSISDLRGINKGLELNWNDKAYTFSPGKATSSIGHSGVSIPLKELYTSGLNGAFNIKLLLKGSQNLMFTPLGEQTSVHLESIWNDPGFTGNYLPADRNVDEKGFQADWSVLHFNRNYPQQWISTNQSLNQNDIENSKFGVEMVSLADHYQKNIRSAKYAILIIIITFVVFFMFEVLSKQRIHPFQYIMVGSAISIFYLLLLSISEHLGFNIAYLVAALAVIILVFFYTRSFMPKLKTQLGTSLGLAGCYLFIFILLQLESFALLTGSIGLFVLLAALMYSTRKVNWYKE, via the coding sequence ATGGAAAAACAAGAAAACATTTTAGACCGCCTGGGAATCAGCTTTCACCGAACTCTATCGTTCAAACTTTTAGTGATCGGGATGCTTATTCTAATTCTGCTGATACCCAAAGTAATGATTATGGAGCTGATTGGCGAACGCCAGAGTAATTCCTTTCAGGTTGTTGACGAAGTAATGAGCAAATGGTCGAACGAACAGCTCATCAGTGGCCCCGTACTATTTGTTCCTTTCAAAAAGAAAATCTACAACGAGGAGGAAAACACCTACAACGAAGTTACACGTTATGCCACCTTCCTTCCCAAAGAATTATCGGTTAACGGAACACTGCTACCCAAAAAATTGCAACGCAGTATTTACAATGTTGATGTGTACGAGGCGGAACTTGCAATAACCGGGAATTTTAAGGATATCGATCTGGAGAAACTGAACATCGAATCTTCGGATATAATGTGGGACGATGCCCAGTTACAATTATCAATCAGCGACCTAAGAGGGATAAACAAAGGGCTGGAACTAAACTGGAACGACAAAGCCTATACATTTTCGCCCGGAAAAGCCACATCATCGATCGGGCACAGCGGTGTTTCCATTCCTTTGAAAGAGCTTTATACCAGCGGCCTGAACGGAGCATTTAATATTAAACTGCTGTTAAAAGGCAGCCAAAACCTGATGTTTACTCCGCTGGGCGAACAAACCTCGGTTCATTTGGAGTCGATCTGGAACGATCCGGGTTTTACAGGCAATTACCTGCCTGCCGACCGTAATGTGGACGAAAAAGGTTTTCAGGCCGACTGGAGCGTATTACATTTTAACCGAAACTATCCGCAACAATGGATAAGCACCAATCAGTCCTTAAATCAAAACGATATTGAAAATTCAAAATTCGGTGTAGAAATGGTAAGCCTTGCCGACCATTACCAAAAAAACATCCGCAGCGCCAAATATGCCATCCTTATCATTATCATCACTTTTGTGGTCTTCTTTATGTTCGAAGTGTTGTCAAAACAGCGTATCCACCCGTTTCAGTACATTATGGTGGGATCGGCAATCAGTATTTTCTATTTGCTGTTGCTTTCAATTTCTGAGCATTTAGGTTTTAACATAGCTTACCTGGTTGCCGCTTTAGCAGTAATTATACTGGTGTTCTTTTACACACGCAGTTTTATGCCAAAACTAAAAACTCAGCTGGGAACAAGTTTAGGTTTGGCCGGCTGTTACCTTTTCATTTTTATTCTGCTGCAACTCGAATCGTTTGCATTACTAACCGGAAGTATCGGATTATTCGTGCTACTGGCTGCATTAATGTATTCAACACGAAAAGTAAACTGGTATAAAGAATAA
- the aqpZ gene encoding aquaporin Z, whose translation MKKLVAEFFGTMWLVLGGCGSAVLAAAFPELGIGFAGVALAFGLTVLTMVYAIGHISGCHLNPAVSVGLWIGGRFDVKDLIPYIVAQVLGGIAGAAVLYIIATGKAGAEIGTFASNGYGAYSPGGYGMVAALVCEVVLTFFFLIVILGATHSKAPKYLAGVAIGLCLTLIHLISIPVTNTSVNPARSTSQAIFTGNGELIGQLWLFWVAPIIGAILAGIVYKYLSPEEE comes from the coding sequence ATGAAAAAATTAGTTGCTGAATTTTTCGGAACCATGTGGTTGGTTCTTGGAGGTTGTGGAAGTGCTGTGCTTGCAGCCGCTTTCCCGGAGTTGGGAATTGGGTTTGCCGGTGTGGCCCTGGCCTTTGGTCTAACCGTTTTAACCATGGTTTATGCAATCGGGCATATTTCCGGTTGTCACTTAAATCCTGCAGTTTCAGTTGGATTATGGATTGGCGGTCGGTTTGATGTCAAAGACCTTATACCTTACATTGTTGCGCAGGTGCTGGGAGGTATTGCCGGTGCTGCTGTGCTTTACATTATTGCAACAGGTAAAGCCGGTGCCGAAATCGGAACTTTTGCTTCCAACGGATACGGAGCCTACTCGCCTGGAGGTTATGGTATGGTAGCTGCATTGGTTTGCGAGGTGGTGCTTACCTTTTTCTTCCTGATCGTTATTTTGGGCGCAACACATTCAAAAGCACCCAAATATCTGGCAGGTGTTGCCATTGGTTTGTGTTTAACTTTAATTCACCTTATAAGCATTCCGGTTACCAATACATCGGTAAATCCGGCACGTAGTACCAGTCAGGCAATTTTTACCGGTAATGGAGAGTTGATCGGACAGTTGTGGCTGTTTTGGGTAGCCCCGATAATTGGTGCAATTTTGGCCGGTATCGTGTATAAATACCTTTCTCCTGAAGAAGAATAA
- a CDS encoding DUF1080 domain-containing protein codes for MKYFFTLLFVTTIFSACNTTDNWESLMDNDLSKWDRYLSYKHQLGYDGQQPKDADGNLIEPIGLNKEGYNVFTVAEQEGENVLKISGEIYGCLISKKEYNNYHLRLKMKWGDKKFDPRKNLLKDSGILYHSIGPLGAEYWRTWMLSQEFQVMEGHLGDYWSQMTSAIDIRAYLPEYIMNPVADASQPFLPMGQDEDIQGFCLRSGNYEKAPGEWNVLELICYDGNSIHMVNGEVVMVLRNSRYIKDGETLPLDKGKIQLQSEAAEVFYKEIEIRELDEMPENFARYFN; via the coding sequence ATGAAATATTTTTTTACGCTGCTTTTTGTTACTACTATATTTTCGGCTTGCAATACAACTGACAATTGGGAATCGCTAATGGATAATGACCTTTCGAAGTGGGACCGGTATTTAAGTTATAAACACCAGTTGGGCTACGACGGGCAACAGCCAAAAGATGCCGATGGCAACTTAATAGAACCAATTGGATTAAATAAAGAAGGCTATAATGTTTTTACGGTAGCCGAACAAGAGGGTGAAAATGTTTTAAAGATTAGTGGCGAGATTTATGGCTGCCTGATAAGCAAGAAGGAATACAACAATTATCACTTACGATTGAAAATGAAATGGGGAGATAAGAAGTTTGATCCGCGTAAAAACCTGCTGAAAGACTCGGGGATTTTGTATCATTCCATTGGCCCTTTGGGAGCCGAGTACTGGCGCACGTGGATGCTTTCGCAGGAATTCCAGGTTATGGAAGGGCACCTGGGCGATTACTGGAGCCAAATGACTTCGGCCATCGACATACGCGCTTACCTTCCAGAATATATTATGAATCCGGTTGCCGATGCCAGTCAGCCTTTTTTACCGATGGGACAGGACGAGGATATTCAGGGATTTTGCCTGCGTAGCGGAAATTATGAAAAAGCGCCGGGAGAATGGAATGTACTGGAGCTGATTTGTTATGACGGAAACAGCATTCACATGGTAAACGGCGAGGTGGTAATGGTTTTACGTAACTCGCGTTACATTAAAGACGGCGAAACCTTGCCCCTGGATAAAGGGAAGATACAGCTGCAAAGCGAGGCGGCTGAGGTTTTTTATAAAGAGATTGAGATTAGGGAACTGGACGAAATGCCGGAAAATTTTGCGCGTTATTTCAATTAG
- a CDS encoding diacylglycerol kinase family protein produces the protein MKNVFLAKRLHSFKYALNGLWHLWKKEINFRIHIFATITATALGWLIEITRTKWLLIMICVGIVLGAEAFNSAIERICDLISPEKNTQIKIIKDISAAAVLIVSAMAAIIGLFIFC, from the coding sequence ATGAAAAACGTCTTTTTAGCAAAAAGGCTACACAGCTTTAAATATGCGCTTAACGGATTATGGCACTTGTGGAAAAAGGAAATAAATTTTCGAATTCACATTTTTGCAACTATAACTGCGACTGCTTTGGGTTGGCTCATCGAAATTACCCGAACCAAATGGTTGCTGATTATGATTTGTGTTGGAATTGTACTGGGGGCCGAAGCATTTAATTCAGCTATTGAGCGCATTTGTGATCTTATTTCTCCAGAGAAAAATACACAGATCAAAATCATAAAAGATATTTCTGCCGCCGCAGTTTTAATCGTTTCTGCTATGGCTGCAATCATTGGACTATTTATCTTCTGCTAA
- the ilvA gene encoding threonine ammonia-lyase gives MSDTKYFPQLKDITTAKHNLCEIVLHTPLQKNLNLSEEYSANVFLKREDLQIVRSYKIRGAYNKIAQLSDAEREKGVVCASAGNHAQGVAYSCRLLGIEGKIYMPTTTPKQKIKQVKMFGKTHVEVIITGDTYDDAHRAALEDCQKTGMAFIHPFDDPQIIEGQATVGLEILQDSTETIDYLFVPIGGGGLAAGVGACFKQISPNTKIIGVEPAGAPSMQKSLEANSVIKLENIDKFVDGAAVQRVGDITFEICKKVVDEFQSVPEGKICTKILELYNRDAIVIEPAGALSIAALDFYREQIKGKNVVCIVSGSNNDITRTEEIKERSLLYEGLKHYFIVRFPQRAGALRTFVDVVLGPTDDVTHFEYSKKTNREKGPAVIGIEVQKKEDFNGLVKRMDENGFIYEYLNEKADLFQFLI, from the coding sequence ATGAGCGACACAAAATATTTCCCCCAATTAAAAGATATAACCACTGCAAAGCATAACCTTTGCGAAATAGTATTGCACACACCACTTCAGAAAAACCTGAACTTATCGGAAGAATACAGCGCTAACGTATTTCTGAAACGCGAAGATCTGCAAATCGTACGTTCCTATAAAATTCGCGGGGCTTACAATAAAATAGCGCAACTTTCAGACGCTGAACGTGAAAAAGGAGTGGTTTGCGCCAGTGCCGGAAACCATGCGCAGGGCGTTGCCTACTCGTGCCGTCTGTTAGGAATTGAAGGCAAAATTTACATGCCCACAACAACGCCTAAACAAAAAATTAAGCAGGTAAAAATGTTTGGCAAAACGCACGTTGAGGTGATAATAACCGGCGATACTTACGACGATGCCCACCGTGCCGCGTTGGAAGATTGCCAGAAAACCGGCATGGCATTTATCCATCCATTCGACGATCCGCAAATTATTGAAGGACAGGCGACTGTTGGTCTGGAGATTTTACAGGATTCCACCGAAACGATCGACTACTTGTTTGTTCCCATAGGAGGTGGCGGTTTGGCAGCCGGAGTTGGAGCCTGTTTTAAACAAATCAGCCCAAACACAAAAATTATTGGTGTTGAACCTGCGGGTGCACCATCAATGCAAAAGTCGCTGGAAGCCAACAGTGTAATTAAGCTGGAAAACATCGACAAGTTTGTTGACGGAGCTGCTGTTCAGCGTGTTGGCGATATTACTTTCGAAATATGTAAAAAAGTGGTTGACGAATTTCAATCGGTTCCTGAAGGAAAAATTTGTACTAAAATTCTGGAGCTATACAACCGCGATGCTATTGTTATTGAGCCGGCAGGAGCACTGTCGATTGCTGCTCTTGATTTTTACCGCGAGCAAATTAAAGGGAAAAATGTAGTTTGTATTGTTAGCGGAAGCAATAACGACATTACCCGCACCGAAGAAATAAAAGAGCGTTCGCTGCTTTACGAAGGGCTAAAACATTATTTCATTGTTCGGTTCCCGCAACGTGCCGGTGCTTTACGCACTTTTGTTGATGTGGTGCTTGGCCCCACCGATGATGTTACCCATTTTGAATACTCGAAAAAAACAAATCGCGAAAAAGGGCCTGCCGTTATCGGAATTGAGGTGCAGAAAAAGGAAGATTTTAATGGCCTTGTAAAACGAATGGATGAAAATGGATTCATCTACGAGTACCTGAATGAAAAAGCTGATCTCTTTCAGTTTTTGATCTGA
- a CDS encoding LytTR family DNA-binding domain-containing protein → MKLNCIAVDDELLALKKIERFAEKIDYLNLLGTFDNALSTFSFLRENKVDLIFLDIQMDEFTGIQLLETLKDPPYVILTTAFDEYALKAYELDVVDYLLKPIPFERFVKATEKVYARFLKEQNNHTPAPTHHPVENNDTAEYTFIKSGNKTVKVYFDKILYIEGQRDYLQIHTEDSRIMTLLNFKKMQELLDDQKFIRVHKSYIISIDKIDYIENNTIKIKDKLIPVSSTYKIAFQNLLQKKNFL, encoded by the coding sequence ATGAAATTGAATTGCATAGCTGTTGACGACGAACTTTTAGCCCTAAAAAAGATTGAACGTTTTGCCGAAAAAATTGATTACCTCAATCTTTTAGGCACGTTCGATAATGCTTTGTCAACCTTTTCATTTCTTCGCGAAAATAAAGTCGACCTTATTTTTCTCGATATTCAAATGGATGAATTTACCGGCATCCAGCTACTCGAAACTTTAAAAGATCCGCCATACGTAATTTTAACCACTGCTTTTGATGAATATGCACTTAAAGCCTACGAATTAGATGTTGTAGATTACCTTTTAAAGCCCATACCTTTCGAGCGTTTTGTAAAAGCCACTGAGAAGGTTTATGCCCGCTTTTTAAAAGAACAGAACAACCATACTCCGGCACCAACACATCATCCGGTAGAAAATAACGACACCGCGGAATATACCTTTATAAAATCGGGTAACAAAACGGTTAAAGTTTATTTCGATAAGATTTTATACATTGAAGGGCAGCGCGATTACCTGCAAATTCATACCGAAGACAGCAGGATTATGACGCTCCTGAATTTCAAAAAAATGCAGGAACTCCTGGATGATCAGAAATTTATTCGCGTGCATAAATCGTATATCATTTCAATCGACAAGATCGACTACATTGAAAACAATACGATTAAAATAAAAGACAAACTTATTCCGGTTAGCAGTACCTATAAAATTGCTTTCCAAAACCTGCTTCAGAAAAAGAATTTTCTGTAG
- a CDS encoding dicarboxylate/amino acid:cation symporter encodes MKILKIKLHWQILIALALAVLFGYYVPSGVKYTAWMGDIFLTALKMVIVPLILSSIISGVTSMGGGKNLGRLGGKTMLYYLSTSTLAILTGLLLVNIIRPGVGIEMGLTQSVEGITDNVGSINEILMRIVPPNIFSAMANGEILPIIFFAIIFGVFITQVNDKYKNSLTTFFEAVFEVMMKMTMFIIKFTPLGIFGIVSREVSRNAHQLADLAGGMAIYMLTVVLALGIHAFITLPIILRFIAKAKPYQHFNNMATALLTAFSTASSSATLPLTMEAVEHKSGVSNKITSFTLPLGATVNMDGTALYECVAAMFIAQVYGIEFTFIQQILIVVTALLASIGAAGIPMAGLVMLTVILTAAGLPLEGIGLILAVDLPLDMARTSINVWSDSCGAVTVARSENEETSVAI; translated from the coding sequence ATGAAGATTTTGAAGATTAAATTACACTGGCAAATATTAATTGCCCTGGCATTGGCTGTACTTTTTGGTTATTATGTTCCTTCGGGAGTAAAATACACAGCCTGGATGGGTGATATATTTTTAACCGCTCTAAAAATGGTAATTGTACCATTGATTTTAAGCTCGATAATTTCAGGGGTTACCAGTATGGGAGGCGGAAAAAACCTTGGGCGGCTTGGTGGCAAAACAATGCTTTACTACTTATCTACCAGCACCTTGGCAATTCTAACAGGATTATTACTTGTAAACATCATTCGCCCCGGTGTTGGCATCGAAATGGGATTAACCCAGTCGGTTGAAGGAATAACCGACAATGTTGGGTCGATAAATGAAATTTTGATGCGAATTGTTCCTCCCAATATTTTTAGTGCCATGGCGAATGGAGAAATCCTCCCGATCATCTTCTTCGCTATTATTTTCGGAGTATTTATTACACAAGTTAATGACAAATACAAAAACTCGCTGACCACCTTTTTTGAAGCAGTTTTTGAAGTGATGATGAAAATGACCATGTTCATTATTAAATTCACTCCGCTGGGAATTTTTGGAATTGTTTCGCGCGAAGTTAGCCGAAATGCTCACCAACTGGCTGATTTGGCCGGGGGAATGGCCATCTATATGTTAACAGTTGTTTTAGCACTTGGAATTCATGCTTTTATAACCCTTCCGATAATTCTTCGATTTATTGCAAAGGCCAAACCATACCAGCACTTCAACAACATGGCAACGGCTTTGCTAACTGCATTTTCAACAGCCTCATCAAGTGCCACGCTACCTTTAACTATGGAAGCCGTTGAACACAAAAGTGGTGTATCGAATAAAATTACCAGTTTTACCTTACCGCTGGGAGCAACCGTAAATATGGATGGAACCGCGCTGTACGAATGTGTTGCAGCCATGTTTATCGCGCAGGTTTATGGAATTGAATTTACTTTTATTCAACAAATTTTAATCGTTGTTACCGCTTTGCTGGCGTCAATTGGCGCAGCCGGTATTCCAATGGCTGGCCTGGTTATGCTTACTGTAATTCTTACTGCCGCCGGATTACCTCTTGAAGGTATTGGCTTGATACTTGCCGTTGATCTGCCGCTTGATATGGCCAGAACTTCGATTAACGTTTGGAGCGACAGTTGCGGAGCTGTTACGGTTGCCCGCTCGGAAAATGAGGAAACAAGTGTAGCCATTTAA
- a CDS encoding histidine kinase: protein MAYHCMVNAFNITMKIFKYRVLNHILFWIFIFTFYTVPYLLSYGFVMEAFINIIYIPVDIIGVYIVIEYLIPRFVFKKRRFEIFILGTAVIIALNIAISQFIKLNIQPLLGFWVVRRPFNAEMFSALLNNFMIIGTATAFKLFSYSYNFHLTKSELERKTVQSELGILRSQVNPHFLFNVLNNIDALIYEDKEKASNAIVLLSKIMRYMLQESTHEMVKLDKELSYIQDYLELAKLSFADPKFLEFEQKGAPNSQFVPPLLFIPIIENAVKHCNKQSESPGVKINFSIDTDCIELRTSNFVKRNNFKLPDTGTGTGLKNVEKRLKLLYGSNFTFDIKKDMDKFDVHIKVPV, encoded by the coding sequence ATGGCTTACCATTGTATGGTAAATGCATTTAACATTACAATGAAGATCTTTAAGTACCGGGTTCTAAACCACATACTATTTTGGATATTTATATTTACGTTTTATACGGTTCCCTATCTATTGTCGTATGGATTTGTAATGGAAGCGTTTATAAATATCATTTACATTCCCGTCGACATTATTGGTGTTTACATCGTTATCGAATACCTTATTCCGCGGTTTGTATTCAAAAAGCGGCGCTTTGAAATTTTCATTCTTGGCACGGCAGTAATCATCGCACTCAATATAGCCATCTCACAGTTTATAAAGCTGAACATCCAACCATTACTGGGATTTTGGGTAGTACGCCGCCCGTTTAATGCCGAAATGTTCTCTGCTTTGCTTAACAATTTTATGATTATCGGTACCGCTACAGCTTTTAAGCTGTTCAGCTATTCGTACAATTTTCATTTAACAAAATCGGAACTGGAGCGCAAAACCGTTCAGTCGGAACTTGGAATTTTACGATCGCAGGTAAATCCGCATTTCCTTTTTAATGTGCTCAATAATATTGATGCCCTAATTTATGAAGACAAAGAAAAGGCGTCGAATGCCATTGTGCTGCTATCGAAAATTATGCGATACATGCTTCAGGAGTCAACGCACGAAATGGTAAAACTTGATAAAGAGCTCAGTTATATACAAGACTACCTGGAACTGGCGAAACTAAGTTTTGCCGACCCTAAATTTTTAGAATTTGAACAAAAAGGAGCACCTAACTCACAATTTGTACCGCCACTGTTATTTATCCCGATCATTGAAAATGCGGTAAAACATTGCAATAAACAATCGGAGTCGCCCGGTGTAAAAATTAACTTTTCCATTGATACTGATTGTATTGAATTACGCACATCGAACTTTGTAAAACGCAACAATTTTAAATTGCCCGACACTGGCACCGGAACAGGGCTGAAAAATGTTGAAAAGCGCCTAAAACTCCTTTATGGCAGCAATTTTACTTTTGATATTAAAAAGGATATGGATAAATTTGATGTGCATATAAAAGTGCCGGTATAA
- a CDS encoding DUF4230 domain-containing protein: METLIFLGILIGLAAGIFGTIYYYKNRNEKQLHDQSVILLDKIKQVCKLITVEGEFSELYTHRDEKQLFFKLFQTEKRALLIVKAKVMIGFDLTKINIDINPHKKLVELSRFPEPEILSIDSDLEYYDIQKGIINKINEADLTNMNKRSKEFIREKVEESHLVQIAKDQANDTVALVQQLIESVGWHFEAEHRKISAAKVKKILKN; this comes from the coding sequence ATGGAAACCCTTATTTTTTTGGGAATACTTATTGGACTGGCTGCCGGAATTTTCGGAACGATTTATTATTACAAAAACCGTAACGAAAAACAACTGCACGACCAGTCAGTTATTTTGCTTGACAAAATAAAACAGGTCTGCAAATTAATTACTGTTGAAGGAGAATTCTCGGAATTGTACACCCACCGCGACGAGAAACAGTTGTTTTTCAAACTTTTTCAAACCGAAAAACGTGCTTTACTAATTGTTAAAGCCAAAGTGATGATCGGTTTCGACCTCACCAAAATAAACATCGATATAAATCCGCATAAAAAACTGGTTGAGTTATCACGCTTTCCCGAGCCCGAGATTCTTAGCATCGACAGCGACCTGGAATATTACGACATACAAAAGGGAATCATTAACAAAATAAATGAAGCGGATTTGACCAACATGAATAAACGCTCGAAAGAATTTATTCGTGAAAAAGTGGAGGAAAGCCACCTGGTACAAATTGCAAAAGACCAGGCCAACGATACGGTTGCTCTTGTGCAGCAATTGATTGAATCGGTTGGCTGGCATTTTGAAGCTGAACACCGTAAAATAAGTGCTGCCAAAGTGAAGAAGATTCTGAAAAACTAA
- a CDS encoding transcriptional regulator, whose amino-acid sequence MKNPIQNLNKAFENKVRLGVMAALMVNSRLSFNELKDLLELTDGNLASHIKALEKEKFISVNKTFVGKKPNTTYAVTLSGSKAFELHLKALEDLIKNQNITNN is encoded by the coding sequence GTGAAGAATCCGATTCAAAATCTGAATAAGGCCTTTGAGAACAAAGTGAGGCTGGGCGTTATGGCTGCCTTGATGGTAAATTCGCGCTTGAGTTTTAACGAACTGAAAGACTTGCTTGAATTAACCGATGGTAACCTGGCCAGCCACATTAAAGCATTGGAAAAGGAAAAATTCATTTCGGTGAATAAAACCTTTGTGGGCAAAAAACCCAACACTACTTACGCCGTTACATTAAGCGGGAGTAAAGCTTTTGAGCTGCATTTAAAAGCATTGGAAGATTTAATAAAGAATCAAAATATTACAAATAATTAA
- a CDS encoding serine hydrolase domain-containing protein, whose product MIRGIQIFILFFIALTLTNCKKADNDILYDKKYVDEIKQVRKELVTHLRINFIPGMQIAIAKNGELIYSEGIGLASTDLDVKVTRDTKFRIGDLSELYTTLIYLKMVEDGTLNPDSTIQHYLPDFPKKLLPVTIKNLKDHTSGFREMSNSEDNWQATNITLQKGLETFQDDELMAPPGEFHRESRLNFNLLGAIMEKASGKRFNELLQEYVTDTLHFENTCPDNPFSTIKGRSNFHDHNIISQVVNAMTTDLRWRAPSEGLLSSAEDLVKLTDIYLNSDYLNDSTRAHLFDPVDLNNNHKAQFANGWIILHDREGNVIYGREGSVHGGSSSVLIYPEEELVIAITTNLTQERSNNTIFKLADIFLPKPEESEE is encoded by the coding sequence ATGATACGAGGAATTCAAATCTTTATTCTGTTTTTTATTGCCTTAACACTAACAAACTGCAAAAAAGCAGACAACGACATTCTGTACGATAAAAAGTACGTCGACGAGATTAAACAAGTTCGGAAAGAGCTTGTAACTCACCTGAGAATTAACTTTATTCCGGGAATGCAAATAGCAATTGCCAAAAACGGGGAACTTATTTATTCTGAAGGAATTGGTCTTGCCTCTACCGACCTCGATGTTAAAGTTACCCGTGATACCAAATTCCGGATCGGAGACTTATCAGAATTATACACCACACTTATTTACTTAAAGATGGTGGAAGACGGCACGCTTAATCCCGATTCTACCATACAGCATTATCTCCCTGATTTTCCGAAAAAACTCCTTCCGGTTACCATCAAAAATCTTAAAGATCACACCTCCGGATTCAGGGAAATGAGCAACAGCGAGGACAACTGGCAGGCAACAAACATTACGCTGCAAAAAGGATTGGAAACATTTCAGGATGATGAGTTAATGGCTCCTCCGGGAGAATTCCACCGGGAAAGCCGCTTAAATTTCAACTTGCTTGGCGCCATTATGGAAAAAGCATCAGGAAAGCGATTCAATGAGCTGCTGCAGGAATATGTAACCGACACGCTGCATTTTGAAAATACCTGCCCTGATAATCCGTTTTCAACCATAAAAGGGCGTTCTAATTTTCACGATCACAATATTATTTCGCAGGTGGTAAACGCCATGACTACTGATTTACGCTGGCGGGCTCCATCCGAAGGGCTTTTATCAAGTGCCGAAGATTTGGTAAAACTCACCGATATTTACCTCAATTCCGATTACCTGAACGACAGCACGCGTGCTCACCTTTTCGATCCTGTTGATCTGAACAACAATCATAAAGCGCAATTCGCCAATGGGTGGATAATTTTACACGACCGCGAGGGAAATGTAATTTATGGTCGCGAAGGTTCTGTTCACGGAGGTAGTTCTTCTGTTCTAATTTACCCGGAAGAAGAGTTGGTTATAGCAATAACAACCAACCTTACCCAGGAACGAAGCAACAATACAATATTTAAACTGGCCGACATTTTTCTGCCAAAACCGGAGGAAAGCGAGGAATAG